The genomic window CTTAGCACTGATATTGTCAGgataatattactgtacacttaGCACCGATATTGTCAGTATAGTATTACTGTACACTTAGCACCGATAGTATCTGGATGGTATTACTGTAAGCTTAGCACCGATATTGTGTGGGGGGAGGGTATTGACCCGTTATGCAGAGTCTGGTATTTATCTAACACCGACTGGCAGTGAACGACATTCTGAATTTAATCACATTTATTCAATACTGCACCAAAATAGTTCCGAACGAATGTTTAAAACAACTTAATCATTTCGCATATTCCACTATTTCATGACATATACAACAGTGGGTACAAATACGCCAGTTGTAGTAATACCATTAATCAAAGCTCTATGGTGGACATCAAACGGCCATTCTTCAAATATTGCCAAGGTCCTCGTGGAATGTTTACCTGGGGTTGCTTCTCATTactgaaggtcaaaggtcaatgccAGTGTTACGGTAATGGCAATAACTGTTGCTGTGGCTCGATCTAACTTCGTATAATGCTGTCTTAATTAGATCAGCAGGTAAACATTCAAAATAACTACTACATGTCAAACATCTGTTTCCTCACAATTAGTAACTTGAGTATCATTGACCCGTCATATAATGCTtcgtttataaaaaaaaaaaaacgcttgTTTGAGATTTTTCCAATCTGAATGTCGAGGATACGATCACtagtaacacaatatacaacgCCTTGTCTCTATACGGTTAGCAGGCGACACATCCACCACTTTGGTAGCATTCATGTTTATAAGTGTCACCTTTATGTCAACTTTGGGAACGAAcactttttaaagttttactaaTGGTCCACGATAGTGAAATCAAGTCTTAGGTGTTGTCATTTTTCTTGAAGTCTTTGGGCTGGGAGTGTACTGAAGACTTTGGGCTGGGAGTGTACTGAAGTCTTTGGACTGAGAGTGTACTGAAGTCTTTGGACTGGGAGTGTACTGAAGACTTTGGGGTGGGAGTGTACTGAAGTCTTTGGGCTGGGAGTGTACTGAAGTCTTTGGACTGGGAGTGTACTGAAGTCTTTGGACTGGGAGAGTACTGAAGTCTTTGGACTGGGAGTGTACTGAAGTCTTTGGACTGGGAGAGTACTGAAGTCTTTGGACTGGGAGTGTACTGAAGTCTTTGGGCTGGGAGTGTACTGAAGTCTTTGGCCTGGGAGAGTACTGAAGTCTTTGGACTGAGAGTGTACTGAAGTCATTGGACTGGGAGTGTACTGAAGTCTTTGGACTGGGAGAGTACTGAAGTCTTTGGACTGGGAGTGTACTGAAGTCTTTGGACTGGGAGAGTACTGAAGTCTTTGGACTGGGAGTGTACTGAAGTCTTTGGGCTGGGAGTGTACTGAAGTCTTTGGCCTGGGAGAGTACTGAAGTCTTTGGACTGAGAGTGTACTGAAGTCATTGGACTGGGAGTGTACTGGAGTCTTTGGACTGGGAGAGTACTGAAGTCTTTGGACTGGGAGTGTACTGAAGTCTTTGGACTGGGAGAGTACTGAAGTCTTTGGACTGGGAGTGTACTGAAGTCTTTGGGCTGGGAGTGTACTGAAGTCTTTGGCCTGGGAGAGTACTGAAGTCTTTGGACTGAGAGTGTACTGAAGTCTTTGGGCTGGGAGTGTACTGAAGTCTTTGGCCTGGGAGAGTACTGAAATCTTTGGGCTGGGAGTGTACTGAAGTCTTTGACCTTGAGTGCTGACGTCTATGGTCTATAATGTGGCGAACTTTTTCGTCTTAAGTAAGGTGAAGGTTTTGGTCTGTAGTGCGGTGAAATCTTTGGTCTGGAGTGCGGTCAAGGTTTTTTTCAAGGTCTGTAGTGTAGTCCATGGATATATCAATATGGTCTTTTTTTATGATGAGCACCAAGCTTGTACAGTACACAAACCCATTCTTAACTAATAATGTGATTGGTTACATTTTCTTATGGTTTAACGGAGGGGGGCAATTTGGGTATAAAGGCACAAAATAGAACATATATTTGGCATAATTAGCGTTTATAACATTGGGTGAATGTGTGGCCTACTgttaactatttttttttcaattggctTTATTTCAACATATTAATGCACATAATTATGacaaaaattccaaaaatatcTTTGAGTTTCGTCAAAATTTGGCCAATTGTAAAATTTACCCCCCTCCCACACACACTTTATCCCCCCATAGTCGAAATGGATTCCGATCTGACCTTAATTTCATGACATATCTTGACACCTAACCTCACGGtatttaaatacaaaacaatataattatagtaaTATAGTTGATAGCCACCATGCAGAGGGCCCAAGTTGGCGTTCCTCCTTTCCAACGTAACGAAACACACGAGGgatgtgagcctcgtattgaaggaagtactcaaggatgttctttttaagtcctactattctctgcCTATGTAGGGCTATGTACCCAAGTACTGGTCTCACTttgttagtttatatcgacgaggtagcactcttaaagtaaacaagacgagacaaaatggacaaaatcgctGAAagaaaggtttaacacctaaggatatccagaatgatatggtagcaacagtTCATATGCTACtgtgaaaaggtgggtggcggaatttaagcgcggctgacagagccttgaggatgactcccgtcctggaaggcctgtcaatgttgcaaccccagaaatggccaataaaattcatgatattgttattactGAAAGACGaatcacagaaagatatatagccagtagagttggtaTTTCccaggaaagagtacattccattctgaccgaggatcttgcaatgagaaagctttcagtccgatgggtaccaagacttctgacagttgatcagaagcagACCAGgtgcacattatcgcgtgctaatcttaacctttttgaggaagatcctgccaactttcctCAGAGACTTGTCACTATGGAtaaaacatgggtccatcattttactcCAGAgaccaaacaacaatcgaaagAATGGAATCACACAGACTATCCCCCGCCAAAGACTGTttcatcagctgggaaggttatggcatcggttttctgggatgcagatggtattctgcagatagattatctccaaaagggacaaacaatcaatcgcacatactatgcttcacttttGAGGCAGTTATGGGGAAATATTAAACTTACCGCCGCgaaaagctcactaaaggtgttcacaagtctgtcattgccatggctgccattcacgattgctttgaattgattgagcatccgccttattcacttgatctcgctccatc from Pecten maximus chromosome 1, xPecMax1.1, whole genome shotgun sequence includes these protein-coding regions:
- the LOC117336919 gene encoding extensin-2-like; this translates as MSGSKQQMRWQSTIDVSTQGQRLQYTPSPKISVLSQAKDFSTLPAQRLQYTLSPKTSVLSQAKDFSTLPAQRLQYTPSPKTSVLSQSKDFSTLPVQRLQYSPSPKTPVHSQSNDFSTLSVQRLQYSPRPKTSVHSQPKDFSTLPVQRLQYSPSPKTSVHSQSKDFSTLPVQRLQYTPSPMTSVHSQSKDFSTLPGQRLQYTPSPKTSVHSQSKDFSTLPVQRLQYTPSPKTSVLSQSKDFSTLPVQRLQYTPSPKTSVHSHPKVFSTLPVQRLQYTLSPKTSVHSQPKVFSTLPAQRLQEK